In one Haloplanus salinus genomic region, the following are encoded:
- a CDS encoding cytochrome P450 gives MSPQSRSRSRPPGPRGDPIFGNSRQYARDPFGFLTACEAAYGDVVSVDFGPLSAYVLTNPTDVERVLVGDHERYRKPEFQADELGRLLGNGLLLSEGETWRRQRDLATPAFNMSRIADVADTMTAHAEATVGSWSTGDELDLEAEMARLTVRIIADAMLGVDLSAARVRTIQEALDPLGKRFEPDPVRFVTPDWVPTRGNRDFEDAVERLEGVVDDIVAERRGTEGDADADDPPMDLLSILLRAQNRGGQTDRQLRDEVLTMLLAGHDTTALTLTYAGYLLAEHPAAEGRLHAELDSVLDGAPTFADARELTYLDRVLQETMRLYPPVYAIFREPLVDVKLGGYRIPEGAAVMCPQWAVHRSPRWWDDPERFDPDRWTRDRSAGRPRFAHFPFGGGPRHCIGKQFSLLEARLILAVIGREYRLDYRGDGPPDLQGSLTMHPEGGMPIRVERR, from the coding sequence ATGTCCCCGCAGTCACGGTCGCGGTCGCGGCCGCCCGGCCCCCGCGGCGACCCCATCTTCGGAAACAGCAGACAGTACGCGCGCGATCCGTTCGGCTTCCTGACGGCGTGCGAAGCGGCGTACGGCGACGTAGTGAGCGTCGACTTCGGGCCGCTTTCGGCGTACGTCCTCACCAACCCCACGGACGTCGAGCGGGTGCTCGTCGGTGACCACGAGCGCTACCGGAAACCGGAGTTCCAGGCGGACGAACTCGGTCGTCTCCTCGGCAACGGCCTCCTCCTGAGCGAGGGTGAGACGTGGCGCCGGCAGCGTGACTTGGCCACACCCGCGTTCAACATGTCGCGGATCGCGGACGTTGCCGATACGATGACCGCCCACGCCGAGGCGACGGTGGGGTCGTGGTCGACGGGCGACGAACTGGACCTCGAGGCCGAAATGGCGCGGCTGACGGTGCGGATCATCGCCGACGCCATGCTCGGTGTCGACCTTTCGGCGGCGCGGGTGCGGACGATCCAGGAGGCGCTCGACCCCCTTGGAAAGCGCTTCGAACCCGACCCCGTCCGCTTCGTCACCCCGGACTGGGTTCCGACCCGCGGAAACCGGGACTTCGAGGACGCGGTCGAACGGCTGGAGGGCGTCGTCGACGACATCGTCGCGGAACGGCGCGGTACCGAGGGCGACGCCGACGCCGACGACCCGCCGATGGACCTGCTGTCGATCCTGCTCCGGGCACAGAATCGGGGCGGGCAGACCGATCGGCAGCTCCGCGACGAGGTGTTGACGATGTTGCTCGCGGGACACGACACGACGGCGCTGACGCTCACGTACGCCGGCTACCTGCTCGCCGAACATCCGGCGGCGGAGGGGCGGCTCCACGCCGAACTCGATTCGGTCCTCGACGGGGCGCCGACGTTCGCGGACGCCCGGGAACTGACGTATCTGGACCGGGTGTTACAGGAGACGATGCGGCTGTATCCCCCGGTGTACGCCATCTTCCGAGAACCGCTCGTCGACGTGAAACTCGGGGGGTACCGCATCCCCGAGGGGGCAGCGGTGATGTGCCCGCAGTGGGCCGTCCACCGCTCGCCGCGGTGGTGGGACGACCCCGAACGGTTCGACCCGGACCGGTGGACGCGGGACCGGTCCGCCGGTCGCCCCCGGTTCGCACACTTCCCGTTCGGCGGCGGCCCGCGCCACTGCATCGGCAAGCAGTTCTCGCTGCTGGAGGCGAGACTCATCCTGGCCGTGATCGGGCGCGAGTACCGCCTCGACTACCGTGGGGACGGCCCGCCCGACCTCCAGGGGTCGCTGACGATGCATCCCGAGGGGGGGATGCCGATCCGGGTCGAGCGGCGCTAG
- a CDS encoding patatin-like phospholipase family protein, whose protein sequence is MSDDGDPTPVAIACQGGGSHTAFTAGVLKRLLREWDDEYELVGISGTSGGAFNALAAWYGLVTADAERSIELLDAIWADLAAETIADRFTNDWLVGLNRIESSGVPCPRFSPYQTPGSRLGKARIEQTLERHIDFDAVPDLCGRTAPELVVGTVDINAGVFETFTNEDVTPEAVLASAAVPELFEAVEVHGHYHWDGLFSQNPPIDDLLTVDADHKPAELWVIQINPQSREGEPTSLEEIADRRNELSGNISLNQELRFVERVNAWIDQGHLPESDFTRTEIHRIELGRTYRCSTKVDRSPAFIDELMQLGEERAAAFLAER, encoded by the coding sequence ATGAGTGACGACGGCGACCCGACGCCCGTCGCCATCGCCTGCCAGGGCGGTGGGAGCCACACCGCCTTCACCGCGGGCGTCCTGAAGCGACTGCTCCGCGAGTGGGACGACGAGTACGAACTCGTCGGCATCAGTGGTACCTCCGGCGGCGCGTTCAACGCGCTAGCGGCATGGTACGGGCTGGTGACGGCCGACGCGGAGCGATCGATCGAACTCCTCGACGCCATCTGGGCCGACCTCGCGGCCGAGACGATAGCCGACCGGTTCACGAACGACTGGCTGGTCGGGCTGAACCGCATCGAGAGCAGCGGAGTACCGTGTCCGCGATTCAGTCCGTACCAGACACCGGGGTCGCGGCTCGGGAAGGCGCGGATCGAGCAGACCCTCGAACGCCACATCGACTTCGACGCGGTCCCCGACCTCTGTGGCCGGACGGCGCCCGAACTCGTCGTCGGAACCGTCGACATCAACGCGGGCGTCTTCGAGACGTTCACGAACGAGGACGTGACACCGGAGGCCGTCCTCGCCTCGGCGGCCGTACCCGAACTGTTCGAAGCCGTCGAGGTCCACGGCCACTACCACTGGGACGGCCTGTTCTCACAGAATCCGCCCATCGACGACCTGCTGACCGTCGACGCCGATCACAAACCCGCGGAGCTGTGGGTGATCCAGATCAACCCACAGTCTCGGGAGGGAGAACCCACCTCGCTGGAGGAGATCGCCGACCGTCGGAACGAACTCTCGGGCAACATCTCGCTGAACCAGGAACTGCGGTTCGTCGAGCGGGTCAACGCGTGGATCGACCAGGGCCACCTCCCGGAGAGCGACTTCACGAGAACCGAGATTCACCGCATCGAACTGGGGCGGACGTACCGCTGCTCGACGAAGGTAGACCGGAGTCCGGCCTTCATCGACGAGTTGATGCAACTGGGCGAGGAGCGGGCGGCGGCGTTTCTCGCGGAGCGATAG
- a CDS encoding PGF-pre-PGF domain-containing protein, with the protein MRSTLVLAVLLVVVGGSVTGAALDPSATLVTQRGGGGDGGDGQRTPGGGDGQRTPGGGDGGDGQRTPGGDGPGPGPNVSVQHRGPGNASIMIRNAGTNRTVRVRFRRTVESPGTGLRLREMTVTAGDPEYQLTVRTTTRTRARLDRFPGAPPFGYLNVTHTVPNANVTNATFSFTLTRTRLRERTVAAENVSLYRYRTGNQTWDRLRTRVRERNRTHVTYRAVSPGLSEFAVAPATQATATPTPTATPTPTATPAPEPTARPSTPTATPTPGTDGSAPGFGPFVALVALAGIGALARRR; encoded by the coding sequence ATGCGGTCGACACTCGTACTTGCCGTCCTTCTCGTCGTGGTCGGTGGGAGCGTCACCGGTGCTGCGTTGGACCCGTCGGCCACACTAGTCACACAGCGGGGTGGAGGCGGCGACGGCGGCGACGGCCAGCGAACGCCCGGCGGCGGCGACGGCCAGCGAACGCCCGGTGGCGGCGACGGCGGTGATGGCCAGCGAACGCCCGGCGGCGACGGCCCCGGTCCCGGGCCGAACGTATCGGTACAACACCGGGGTCCCGGCAACGCCTCGATCATGATTCGCAACGCCGGGACGAACCGAACCGTACGGGTTCGATTTCGACGCACGGTCGAGAGTCCGGGGACGGGCCTCCGCCTCCGTGAGATGACCGTCACCGCCGGCGACCCCGAGTATCAGTTGACCGTCCGGACGACGACTCGAACGCGTGCGCGCCTCGACCGTTTCCCCGGCGCGCCCCCGTTCGGCTATCTCAACGTGACCCACACGGTGCCGAACGCGAACGTCACCAACGCCACGTTCAGCTTCACCCTCACCCGGACGCGCCTGCGCGAGCGTACCGTCGCCGCGGAGAACGTCAGCCTCTATCGCTACCGGACGGGGAATCAGACCTGGGACCGCCTCCGGACACGCGTGAGAGAACGGAATCGGACGCACGTGACCTACCGTGCCGTCTCGCCGGGACTCTCCGAGTTCGCCGTCGCGCCCGCGACGCAGGCGACGGCCACGCCGACGCCCACGGCCACGCCGACGCCCACGGCCACGCCGGCGCCGGAGCCCACCGCCCGCCCGTCGACGCCCACGGCCACGCCGACGCCCGGCACCGACGGCTCGGCTCCCGGATTCGGGCCTTTCGTGGCCCTCGTGGCGCTGGCGGGGATCGGCGCCCTCGCCCGACGACGGTAA
- a CDS encoding 2'-5' RNA ligase family protein translates to MYSLNVPVPPAVERLAADLHPQLVAFDRIRDHHTLVGKRFEADEDEYDYLRERLRDALSPTPAFEAQVTGVDAFETPTHGPGPVVYLAVDSPGLQDLHRRLVAAFGAVDDDLEGPAYVPHVTLARGGGDAAAADRLRAVDVAPVTWTVSELDLWSRVRREAAWTVSLPRP, encoded by the coding sequence GTGTACAGCCTCAACGTCCCCGTCCCCCCTGCAGTCGAGCGCCTCGCGGCCGACCTCCACCCGCAACTCGTCGCCTTCGACCGGATCCGTGACCATCACACGCTCGTCGGTAAGCGCTTCGAGGCCGACGAAGACGAGTACGACTACCTGCGCGAGCGCCTCCGAGATGCACTTTCGCCCACCCCGGCGTTCGAGGCGCAGGTTACGGGCGTCGACGCCTTCGAGACGCCCACGCACGGTCCCGGTCCGGTCGTCTACCTCGCCGTCGACAGTCCCGGCCTCCAGGACTTGCACCGCCGACTCGTCGCGGCGTTCGGCGCCGTCGACGACGACTTGGAAGGCCCGGCGTACGTCCCGCACGTCACGCTGGCGAGGGGGGGTGGCGACGCGGCGGCGGCCGACCGCCTCCGGGCCGTCGACGTCGCCCCGGTCACGTGGACCGTCTCCGAACTCGACCTCTGGAGCCGTGTCCGTCGCGAGGCCGCGTGGACGGTGTCGTTGCCGCGGCCCTAG
- a CDS encoding DUF7554 family protein, whose protein sequence is MSRAAVEVEDLLKIVLVLVVVWLALEIVGEVFDLFVGLLNLLPTVIGVLIVVLIALWLFDRL, encoded by the coding sequence ATGTCACGCGCCGCCGTCGAAGTCGAGGACCTCCTGAAAATCGTCCTCGTTCTCGTCGTCGTCTGGCTCGCCCTCGAAATCGTCGGCGAGGTGTTCGACCTCTTCGTCGGCCTACTCAACCTTCTCCCGACGGTGATCGGGGTCCTGATCGTCGTCCTGATCGCCCTCTGGTTGTTCGATCGGCTCTGA
- the uvrB gene encoding excinuclease ABC subunit UvrB — MSDTNSGPLQPDRPDADQPFRVDAPFDPAGDQPDAIEELVAGYEAGMDAQTLLGVTGSGKTNTVSWTIEALQQPTLVIAHNKTLAAQLYEEFRNLFPDNAVEYFVSYYDYYQPEAYVEQTDTFIDKDASINDEIDRLRHSATRSLLTRNDVIVVASVSAIYGLGDPANYVDMAMRLETGQEIDRDDLLARLVDLNYDRNDVDFTQGTFRVRGDTVEVFPMYGRYAVRVEFWGDEIDRLTKLDPLEGEVKSQEPAALIHPAEHYSIPEERLENAIEEIEALMEDRVTYFERQGDLVAAQRIEERTTFDIEMLRETGYCSGIENYSVHLSDRASGEAPYTLLDYFPDDFLTVVDESHQTLPQIKGQYEGDKSRKDSLVENGFRLPTAYDNRPLTFEEFEAKTNRTLYVSATPGDYERRESNQVVEQIVRPTYLVDPAVEVADATGQVEDLMDRVDERIDRDERVLVTTLTKRMAEDLTEYLSEAGVAVEYMHDETDTLERHELIRGLRLGDFDVLVGINLLREGLDIPEVSLVAILDADQEGFLRSETTLVQTMGRAARNVNGEVVLYADEVTDSMQSAIDETQRRRRIQREFNEEGGHEPTTIQKEVGETNLPGSETDTAGVTGDAPESEDEARARVEALEERMEAAADNLEFELAADIRDRIRELREDWEFDDADDGVAPEFDAEF; from the coding sequence GTGAGCGACACGAACTCCGGGCCGCTCCAGCCGGACCGCCCCGACGCAGACCAGCCGTTCCGGGTCGATGCCCCGTTCGACCCCGCGGGCGACCAGCCCGACGCCATCGAGGAACTCGTCGCCGGCTACGAGGCCGGTATGGACGCACAGACGCTCCTCGGCGTGACGGGGTCGGGCAAGACGAACACGGTGTCGTGGACCATCGAGGCACTCCAGCAGCCGACGCTCGTCATCGCCCACAACAAGACCCTCGCCGCCCAGCTCTACGAAGAGTTTCGAAATCTGTTCCCGGACAACGCCGTCGAGTACTTCGTCTCTTACTACGACTACTACCAGCCCGAAGCGTACGTCGAGCAGACGGACACGTTCATCGACAAGGACGCCTCGATCAACGACGAGATCGACCGACTGCGCCACTCCGCGACCCGATCCCTGCTCACTCGCAACGACGTCATCGTCGTCGCGAGCGTGTCGGCCATCTACGGGCTGGGCGATCCCGCGAACTACGTCGATATGGCGATGCGCCTGGAGACGGGCCAGGAGATCGACCGCGACGACCTGCTGGCCCGCCTGGTCGACCTGAACTACGACCGCAACGACGTGGACTTCACGCAGGGCACCTTCCGGGTTCGGGGCGACACCGTCGAGGTGTTCCCGATGTACGGCCGCTACGCCGTCCGCGTGGAGTTCTGGGGCGACGAGATCGACCGCCTGACCAAACTCGACCCGCTGGAAGGCGAGGTGAAGAGCCAGGAGCCGGCGGCCCTGATCCACCCGGCCGAGCACTACTCCATTCCGGAGGAACGGCTGGAAAACGCCATCGAGGAGATAGAGGCGCTGATGGAGGATCGGGTGACCTACTTCGAGCGACAGGGTGACCTCGTGGCCGCCCAGCGCATCGAGGAGCGCACCACCTTCGACATCGAGATGCTACGCGAGACGGGCTACTGTTCGGGCATCGAGAACTACTCCGTCCACCTCTCGGACCGGGCGTCCGGCGAAGCTCCCTACACCCTGCTGGACTACTTCCCCGACGACTTCCTCACGGTCGTCGACGAGTCCCACCAGACCCTCCCGCAGATCAAGGGCCAGTACGAGGGCGACAAGTCGCGTAAGGATTCGCTGGTCGAGAACGGGTTCCGGCTCCCGACCGCCTACGACAACCGTCCCCTCACGTTCGAGGAGTTCGAGGCGAAGACGAACCGGACCCTCTACGTCTCGGCGACGCCGGGCGACTACGAACGCCGGGAGTCGAACCAGGTCGTCGAACAGATCGTTCGCCCCACGTATCTGGTCGACCCCGCCGTCGAGGTGGCCGACGCGACGGGGCAGGTCGAGGACCTCATGGACCGCGTCGACGAGCGAATCGACCGCGACGAACGCGTCCTCGTCACGACCCTCACCAAGCGCATGGCGGAGGACCTCACGGAGTATCTCTCGGAGGCGGGCGTCGCGGTCGAGTACATGCACGACGAGACGGACACGCTGGAGCGCCACGAACTGATCCGTGGGCTTCGCCTCGGCGACTTCGACGTGCTCGTCGGCATCAACCTCCTCCGGGAGGGGCTGGACATCCCCGAGGTGTCGCTGGTCGCCATCCTCGACGCCGATCAGGAGGGCTTTCTCCGCTCCGAGACGACGCTCGTCCAGACGATGGGCCGAGCGGCGCGCAACGTCAACGGCGAGGTGGTGCTGTACGCCGACGAGGTGACCGACTCGATGCAGTCGGCCATCGACGAGACCCAGCGTCGTCGCCGCATCCAACGCGAGTTCAACGAGGAGGGTGGCCACGAGCCGACGACCATTCAGAAGGAGGTGGGCGAGACGAACCTGCCGGGGAGCGAGACGGACACCGCCGGCGTCACCGGCGACGCGCCGGAGAGCGAGGACGAGGCCCGTGCCCGCGTCGAGGCGCTCGAAGAGCGGATGGAGGCCGCCGCCGACAACTTGGAGTTCGAACTCGCGGCGGACATCCGGGACCGGATTCGCGAACTCCGCGAGGACTGGGAGTTCGACGACGCCGACGACGGCGTCGCCCCGGAGTTCGACGCGGAGTTCTGA
- a CDS encoding copper resistance protein CopD yields the protein MLLTVSYLLHVVAAGFWAGAVLFVAYLLLPDAGRDVLSRDAYVVQMDRLLRVTRWTGVVLPITGLYQIWALYPWTRLVGTVDGWLVLSMFGLWGLLNGVIERGVFVMRKEADPVGYGTFLREGFPRDALTEELTLERLHHLGRPYLSVSVLLAALLLGNAALLAVPGLPL from the coding sequence GTGCTGTTGACCGTCTCGTACCTGCTGCACGTCGTCGCCGCGGGATTCTGGGCCGGCGCGGTCCTGTTCGTCGCCTACCTCCTGTTGCCGGACGCCGGCCGCGACGTCCTCAGCAGGGATGCTTACGTCGTCCAGATGGATCGGCTGCTTCGGGTCACGCGATGGACCGGGGTCGTCCTCCCGATCACCGGACTCTACCAGATATGGGCCCTGTACCCGTGGACTCGGCTCGTGGGAACGGTCGATGGCTGGCTCGTCCTCTCGATGTTCGGCCTCTGGGGACTCCTGAACGGGGTCATCGAACGCGGCGTGTTCGTCATGCGCAAGGAGGCCGACCCGGTCGGCTACGGCACCTTCCTCCGGGAGGGCTTCCCGCGCGACGCTCTGACGGAGGAACTGACGCTGGAGAGGCTCCACCACCTCGGCCGGCCCTACCTCTCGGTCTCCGTGCTGCTCGCGGCCCTGCTTCTGGGGAACGCCGCGTTGCTCGCGGTACCGGGGCTCCCGCTGTGA
- a CDS encoding sulfite exporter TauE/SafE family protein, with amino-acid sequence MSVSSSDRVQKWFLKYQHVFVFSAPMLFVVGVVLAAPTTPNEPGMDYWLEFWWLFVPFLLGATIVNTVGISGSAIFVPFLIFIFPLFAAPLEPETLVKVGLISEAFGLSSSSVAFIQYGLVDRRLALTLVGGSVPFVVGGALLSFVIPEPVFHALLGLALLAAAYLLFKTNLDHGGSEDDAAAADGGTATAAADLPDDDDKLGPAGVETAADGTVTRVDRDGDDYSYTRGGYLRRAANYSIGGTFQGLAGFGIGELGIISMLGTKVPVRVAIGTNHIVVALTAILASLVHVFGGGLVGGHSLSIASTPWNMVVFTVPATVTGGQIAPYVSNALSTRTIKRFVAGLFGVIATALFLMAAGLG; translated from the coding sequence ATGAGTGTCTCGTCATCCGACCGCGTCCAGAAGTGGTTCCTGAAGTATCAGCACGTCTTCGTGTTCTCGGCGCCGATGCTGTTCGTCGTCGGTGTCGTTCTCGCGGCGCCGACGACGCCGAACGAGCCGGGGATGGACTACTGGCTGGAGTTCTGGTGGCTGTTCGTCCCCTTCCTGCTCGGCGCGACCATCGTGAACACGGTGGGCATCAGCGGGTCGGCCATCTTCGTCCCCTTCCTCATCTTCATCTTCCCGCTGTTCGCCGCCCCGCTAGAACCCGAGACGCTGGTGAAGGTGGGACTCATCAGCGAGGCGTTCGGCCTCTCGAGTTCCTCCGTCGCGTTCATCCAGTACGGTCTCGTCGACCGCCGACTGGCGCTCACGCTCGTCGGGGGATCGGTCCCGTTCGTCGTCGGCGGCGCCCTCCTCTCGTTCGTGATTCCGGAACCCGTCTTCCACGCGCTGCTCGGCCTCGCACTGCTCGCGGCCGCCTACCTCCTCTTCAAGACGAATCTGGACCACGGCGGGAGCGAGGACGACGCCGCAGCGGCCGACGGCGGGACGGCGACCGCTGCGGCAGACCTCCCCGACGACGACGACAAACTCGGCCCCGCGGGCGTCGAAACGGCCGCCGACGGGACGGTCACGCGCGTCGACCGCGACGGCGACGACTACTCGTACACCCGCGGCGGCTACCTGCGCCGGGCGGCGAACTACAGCATCGGCGGCACCTTCCAGGGGCTCGCGGGCTTCGGCATCGGCGAACTCGGCATCATCTCGATGCTCGGCACCAAGGTTCCGGTCCGGGTCGCCATCGGTACGAACCACATCGTCGTCGCGCTGACGGCGATTCTCGCCTCGCTCGTCCACGTCTTCGGCGGCGGCCTCGTCGGCGGACACTCGCTCTCGATCGCGTCCACCCCGTGGAACATGGTGGTGTTCACCGTCCCGGCGACGGTGACGGGCGGACAGATCGCCCCCTACGTCTCCAACGCGCTCAGCACGCGGACGATCAAACGCTTCGTCGCCGGGCTGTTCGGCGTCATCGCGACGGCGCTTTTCCTGATGGCGGCGGGACTCGGGTAG
- a CDS encoding SDR family oxidoreductase — protein sequence MADDFDLTPPELTTEDLLVLDDPRFGPETAAIVTGAASGIGHATALALAANGLTVVGADVDEEGLDDTAGKAAALDVPGEVHTVPTDLTDDDDVAAMVDAAAEAGDLRYVANVAGMQHIASIPDFPMGKYDLLLDIMLRAPFLTAKLAMPHVRDAGGGAIGNMSSVHGHYATQDKAAYITAKHGLTGLTRAIAAEGGGTLRGFSVSVGYVLTPLMVNQIEDTAEERGISEQAVVEDVMLGQARTKEMMTPAEVANLFVFGFSSHATHLNGGDMLHDGGYSTTYE from the coding sequence ATGGCAGACGACTTCGACCTCACCCCGCCGGAACTGACGACCGAGGACCTCCTCGTCCTCGACGACCCACGTTTCGGCCCGGAGACGGCCGCTATCGTGACGGGCGCGGCGTCGGGCATCGGCCACGCGACGGCGCTCGCCCTCGCGGCCAACGGCCTCACCGTCGTCGGCGCGGACGTCGACGAGGAGGGACTGGACGACACCGCCGGGAAAGCGGCCGCCCTCGACGTTCCGGGCGAGGTCCACACGGTACCGACGGATCTCACCGACGACGACGACGTGGCGGCGATGGTCGACGCCGCGGCCGAGGCGGGCGACCTGCGCTACGTCGCCAACGTCGCGGGGATGCAACACATCGCCTCGATTCCCGACTTCCCGATGGGGAAATACGATCTCCTGCTGGATATCATGCTCCGCGCGCCGTTTCTCACTGCGAAGCTCGCGATGCCACACGTCCGCGATGCGGGCGGCGGCGCCATCGGCAACATGTCGTCGGTCCACGGCCACTACGCCACGCAGGACAAGGCGGCGTACATCACCGCGAAACACGGGCTAACCGGTCTGACACGCGCTATCGCCGCCGAGGGTGGGGGCACCTTGCGGGGCTTCTCGGTCAGCGTCGGCTACGTGCTGACGCCGCTGATGGTGAACCAGATCGAGGATACGGCCGAAGAGCGCGGCATCTCCGAGCAGGCGGTCGTCGAGGACGTGATGCTCGGGCAGGCGCGAACCAAAGAGATGATGACGCCCGCCGAAGTCGCCAACCTGTTCGTCTTCGGCTTCTCGAGCCACGCAACCCACCTCAACGGCGGCGACATGCTCCACGACGGCGGCTACAGCACGACGTATGAGTGA
- a CDS encoding class I SAM-dependent methyltransferase, with product MTVDADADADVYDWWSRHPRALEMLYCLAFLGREASFRRRAMAALDPSPGEHVLELGCGTGNSFAAIRDGVGPDGAVVGLDFSRGMVRAAHERVDDAGWTNVHVVRGDACHPPVDGAVDAAYASMSLSAVPEPERAVVAIHDALRPGGRFVVLDARPFSGALGLLLNPFIVPTAEWATDWVPGVDAVAALRRTFASVSVDSFNAGSIFVATARKGD from the coding sequence ATGACCGTAGACGCCGACGCCGACGCCGATGTCTACGACTGGTGGAGTCGCCACCCTCGCGCCCTCGAGATGCTGTACTGCCTCGCCTTCCTCGGCCGGGAAGCGTCGTTCCGGCGGCGCGCGATGGCGGCGCTCGATCCGTCGCCGGGCGAGCACGTCCTCGAACTCGGCTGTGGCACCGGCAACAGCTTCGCGGCCATCCGGGACGGCGTCGGTCCCGACGGCGCCGTCGTCGGCCTCGATTTCAGCCGGGGCATGGTCCGCGCGGCGCACGAGCGAGTCGACGACGCCGGGTGGACGAACGTCCACGTCGTTCGAGGCGACGCGTGCCACCCGCCGGTCGATGGCGCCGTCGACGCCGCCTACGCTTCGATGTCGCTCAGCGCCGTTCCGGAGCCGGAGCGGGCGGTCGTGGCGATACACGACGCGCTCCGCCCGGGCGGCCGGTTCGTCGTCCTCGACGCCCGCCCGTTTTCCGGGGCGCTCGGTCTGCTTCTCAACCCGTTCATCGTCCCCACAGCCGAGTGGGCGACCGACTGGGTGCCGGGGGTCGACGCCGTGGCCGCCCTCCGGCGCACGTTCGCGTCCGTCTCGGTCGACTCGTTTAACGCCGGGTCGATCTTCGTCGCCACCGCCCGGAAGGGCGACTGA